The Pontibacter deserti region TACTGAAAGAATTGCGTACCCGCGCTGAACATTCTCTTAAAACACCTGTAAACCGTGCTGTAATTACTGTACCAGCTTATTTTAACGACTCGCAGCGCCAGGCTACGCGTGATGCCGGTAAGCTGGCTGGCCTGGAAGTACTGCGAATAGTTAACGAGCCAACTGCTGCGGCGCTGGCTTATGGTATCGGCATTGACCCTAACGAAGAGAAAACAGTAGCCGTTTACGATCTGGGTGGCGGTACGTTTGATATCTCAATATTGAGCATCCATCAGGGCATTTTTGAAGTGCTTTCTACCAACGGCGATACCTACCTAGGTGGCGATGACTTTGACCGCGCTATCATCAACCACTGGATTCAGGAAAACCAGTTGCTGGCCGATACTATAAACGAGAACAAGAACCTGCAGCAGGAACTACGCCTACGTGCCGAAGAGGCCAAGAGAACCCTCAGCTCTCAGCCAGTTTACACCGGAACCTTGAATGGAACGATAGACTGCCACCTGGAGCGCCATACTTTTGAAACGCTGATCGCGCCTATAGTTGCCAGAACCATTGAAAGCTGCCGCCAGGCCATGAGCGACGCCAAACTACAGCCCGAGCAGATTGATGCCGTGATTATGGTTGGTGGCTCTACGCGCGTGCCGATGGTATATGATGCTGTTTCAGAGTTCTTCGGTAAGCCAGCTAACAACTCGCTAAACCCGGATGAAGTTGTGGCCCTTGGTGCTGCCATCCAGGCTGATATTTTAGCCGGTAACCGCAAAGACATTCTGCTGCTGGATGTAACGCCGCTAACCTTAGGTATAGAAACTATGGGTGGCTTGATGGACTCTATCATTCCAAGAAACTCTAAGATACCAACCAAAGCAGGGCGCCAGTACACCACGTCGGTAGACGGGCAGGTGAACATGAAGATCTCAGTGTACCAGGGCGAACGAGATTTAGTGAAAGAGAACCGAAAACTGGCAGAGTTCGATCTGAAAGGTATACCCGCTATGCCGGCTGGCTTCCCGAAAGTAGATGTGAACTTTATACTTAACGCCGATGGTATTCTGAAAGTGGAAGCTATTGAGCTACGTTCGGGTGTACGCCAGGAAGTAGAGGTAAAGCCACAGTATGGTTTAACAGACCAGCAGGTAGAGCAGATGCTGATGGATTCGATTACCCACGCCCGCGAAGACGTGGCAACCCGAATGGTGATTGAAGCCCGCACTACTGCTGAGCAGATGATCTACCAGGTTGAGCGCTTTGTGGAGAAAAACAGCGAGCACCTGACAACTGAAGAAATTGAGCTAACCAAAACCAATGTGCAGAACCTGAAAAACGTACTGCCAACAGGAGATAAAGATGCTATACTGAAAGCCGTAGATATCTTGGAAGAACAGACAAGCCCTTTTGCGGAGCGCGTGATGCAGATTTCCATCAAACAAGCCATGGCAGGTAAAAAGATAGAGTAAGTATAAAGTATAACTATAGCAATGGCGCGAGCGTTCACGCTCGTGACTAACTATAGTTGGTCCTCTGGCCCAGTAGCAGGAATCAATAAAAAAGGCCGGGAAGTATAAACTCCCGGCCTTTTTTATAGTTTATAAGTAGTGTTTAGAATTTGATCCCGAACTTCTTACCTAATTTCTCCAGGTCTTCAGCCACAGGGTCTAGTAAAGGGATACCTTCTTTTAGGCGAATGTCAGTCATTTCGCGTTCTGGGTCGCCGGGGATGAGTACAGCTTTTTCGCCTTTTTTGGTTTTGGCTGCTCTGAAAGTTTCTATCCAGCGGTCCATATGCTCTTTAAACTCGTCAGCCGGACGGAAGGCATCTATTCGCATTGCCCCTAAAAAGTGGCCGATCCCTTTCCCAACCGGATCGGCAGGCGGATTTAAGAAACTAACAAACGGCGGAACCCACGGGCCATAGTTAGCACCTGAAAGTACAGCCGAGAAAATATCAACTATAGCTGCCAGCGCATAACCTTTGTGGCTACCATGTGTTAGGTCGCTGCCAAGCGGGAGCAGGGCTCCTCCATCTTTCAGTTCGTTGGCATTATCGGTATCATCGCCTTCGGCAGTTTGGATCCAGCCAACCGGGGCTTTTTTGTTTTTACGCTGCAGTATCTCCAGTTTACCGTTAGCCGCCGAAGCTGTGGCAAAATCGGCTACGAACGGTGGCTGTTTTTTAGTTGGTACGGCTACAGCAATCGGATTGGTACCTAGCATACGCTCTACCGAGTGGGTTGGGGCAACCAAAGGGCTGGCATTGGTCATGGCCATCCCGATCATATCCGAACTCAACGCTTCCATGGCATGGTAACCCGCAATACCGAAGTGGTTAGAGTTACGCACCGAAACCCATCCTGTACCAACTTTCTCAGCTTTCTCAATGGCAATATCCATGGCTTTGGGGGCAATCACCAATCCCAAACCACCATCACCATCCACAGTTGCCGTGCTCGGTGTTTCGTGCACAATGCGCATGTTGGGAGTTGAGTTAATTCTTCCGGCTTCCCAGAGGCGCACATAGCCGCTCAGTCGTGCTACGCCATGAGAGTCTACTCCACGCAGGTCGGCTTCCAGTAAAACTTCGGCGGCTAACTTGGCATCTTTGGGTGGACAGCCAATAGCTAAGAATATTTCCTGGGTAAAATCAAATAAGTGTCGGTAAATATACATGTATTCTGAATTGCGGTATTAAGGGCGGCAAATTAATAAATTCTGTTACTAAACCCTTCATTAATACCCGCTTTATACTTGCCTTATCAAAAGCTATAGTTCTGTAAATCGCTGTAAATATGTATTTTTTTCTATACTTTAGAGCCTGCTAAAGATTGTGGAACAGATTTTGTCTTCGGCAACTTAGGCTATTTATATTTTTACTATGATACGAGCTATACTTTCTGCATTTATGTTGCTGGTTACCCTGGCAGTGCAGGCACAAACCCAACTTGTTTTTGATGAAACAACCCCGGAAGCTTACCTCATAAAGTATAGCACTACGGGTAACTCCAGCCAACAGCACATTAATACCATACTTAACCTGTTGCGTGAAGGCGATGTAGGTAAGCGGGGCGGGCGACCTGCGCGTACTCCGCAATTTACAGTTAAAATGGAGCAGCAGGCCCGTATTGCCGATACAGGAAATGCGCTGCAGTTAACAGTAAAGCTCAGCAAAATCGGGGTTGAGAGCGATGTTACCTACAAAGGCTTTGGTGTGGAGGATGTGTTGCTGCCTGAAAAACTGAATGCGGAGGTTAAGCTGCTGGATGGCAAGAAGAAAGAATTGAACGCCTTTAACCTGACCAATATCTCTTTTAATAAAGAAGGTGTGGTAGTTCTGGATGTAACGATGCCTGATACTACGACAGCTAACCAGAACTATAGTTTGGTGGTAGAGCCGAAAGAGCTGATCTATACTTCGGAAAGTGTAAACCGCTTTAAAAGACACCAGGAGCTGGTACAGAATTATTATACTGCCGAAGCAACTATAAGTCGTGCCTTACAGGATATCAACCGTATTCAGCCGGAAGATGTGGACCGTATTAGTCTGCACGACCGCAACCTGGAGCAGATGGAAGATATGTATGAGCGCATTAAGGATGAGAACTATAAAGATAAACTGAACCTGCGCCAGTACGACCCGCAGCACCTGACTCAGAAAATGGCCGACCTGAACCGCCTGATGAAGGAACGCCGCCGTGCTGTAGATTACGCCCTGAGCACCATGGATCTGCAGTTCTTTAACAAAGGAATGAGCCTTGTAACCTCTGGTCAGGGTAACGTAGCACAGAGCTATTTTATAAAGTCGCTGGAAGTTAACCCGAAGTTTGCGCCGTCGCACCTGCAGCTTGCCCGCCTTGATTTTGTGAATGGTTACCTGAACGAAGCTACCGCCCGCACCCTGGATGTGTTGACTGGCATGCGCATTGACCCTGAAACCCGCCAGATGGCGCAGGTACTGGCACATGATATCTATACCTCACATATCAACCGTGGCCATAGTTTGGTTAACAACAGAGACTATAACGCTGCGCTTCAGGCCTTTGGCACTGCCCGCGAACTATGCGATAAAGTTGGTGGATTAGGTTGCAACATGCCAGCTTTGCGCGAAGGTGAAGGTCGTGCTGCAACCGGTATGTATCATAACATAGTAGCAGAAGGTAAGCGCGAGTTTAGTCGTAATAATATAGCACAGGCCGATAAATTAGCTGAAGAAGCCCTACGCTTCCAGAGTGATTACCGCGATGTATTGCCGCAGCCAACCGAAGCCATTGAGCTACAGAACCAGGTAAAGTATACCTATTATGTAGAGCATATTGATAAAGGCAAAAGCTACCTGAACAGCAAGAACTATAGTGCAGCCCTCAGTCAGTTCGATGCTGCACTGGACCTGCAGGAAAAGTATACTTTTAAAAAGGTGAATGAACTTGGTACACTTGTGCAGAAAGCTGCCAAGCCTGTTTTGCTGGCTGAATTGCAGACCGGTTACCAGCAAGCCATGAATAACCAGTTAACCGATGCCCGCGCGCTGGCTTCTAAAGCAATTGCCATGCAGGGGCGTTATGGGCTGGCTCAGGATAAAGAAGTGGTTGGCAAGTATAACCTGCTCCGTGACCGCATTGTAACACAGGAATGCCAGAATGCACAAAACGCTTACGATGACCACCTGCAGCAAGCAAAAGAACTGGCGCGTAACAAGCAATTCTTAGCTGCCGATAAAGCGTATACTGCTGCGCTTAAAGTTGCCGGCGATAACACTGTTTGCCAGTTAGCGGACTTTACTGCTAAAGACGGACGTGAAGCTATACTTCCGGCAGTTCGTTACCAGCAGATGCTCGAAGATATAAACCGCTTTGTTGCCAGCAGCCGCTACACCGAAGCTTTGCAAACTTACAACCAGGCTGAAAAGCATTACAAAGCCTACGAAGTAAACCGCTTCGGACTGGATTACATTTCCTTATACAACTATGCTAAAGAAACAACAAAGCTGCCATTCACTGCCGAAGTAGTACAATACTATGCCAGCCAGGGTGAAGAAGAAGTTGCTATTAATCTGTTAACTATACTTTTACAGAAGGATTACAAAAACCGTAAGACCAAGAAAGTGCAGGAGCAACTGGGCAAGCAACTAGCATCGCAGGACGTGCAGTTAGGCTTAAAAGAAGATGTAGAAGCTTTAGCCATGAAACATACCAACAATAACCGCGATCTGGAAAAGCTGAAGAAGGCTTATGAGAAGGAAAGAAAACGTTTAGCAAAAGGATAAAGGGAAAAGGCAGGTGTATAACCTGCCTTTTTTTATGAATGTCATTTCTAGTGTAACGAGAAATCTAATTTAGCTTTTAGTTGAAGTTTATACTTACCTGAACAAAGCTATACTTTCAACTATAGCAATAAAAGAAGTGTTCCCTTGAGGACTAGTGAGAACGGGAGTTCGAAACTTGCAAGCGAAGCTCATAGGGGTGTTAAAAATCCAACTATAGAACCCAGATTTCTCCCGCTGGTCGAAATGACAAAATAAGTAGTAGCCGAAAAAGCTCCCCTCCTTAGACAAGGAGGGGTTGGGGGTGGTTGGACCACTATACCCAAAGCTTTAGCCGTATCTGTCCTTTCAGACCAGTTGAGTCCGGAGACTCGCGCTAGCTGAAACTATAAATTGCCTTCCAGCATCTGCTGCAAAACGCCTTCTTTCAAAGCATACGACGATACACGAATCTCCTGCAGGTTATACTTCTCCAGTACAAAGTCTACAGCTATACTTGCCAGCACGATCATATCCACACGCATTTCCAGCATGCCGGGTATGGCTAAACGCTCATCGTGGGTTTTGCGAAGTAGCTCTTCGTGTATAGCATAATAATCTGCAATGCTTATAGTTGATGCCGGCGGTATAGTTTGCTGGCGTGATGTGTCGCCTTTGCTTAGTGCATCAATATCACAAAGCGTATCGAAAGTGCCGGAAGAGCCTACGAGTATAGTTGGTTTGTACTGAGTTACAGCTTCGGTGAGGGGTTGTAGTTTTTCGGCCAGGTAAGTTTTTTCGGCGGCTATACTTTCAGTTGGCATCGGGTCTGCGGTAAAGAACTGGTCCATCAGGCGCTGGGCTCCGATCTCGAAGCTGCGTTTCCAGAAGATTTCCTGGTTGTTGCAAAGTATAAACTCCACGCTGCCACCGCCAATGTCCATGATTAGGGCTGTCTGCTCGTCCAGCACACCGGCAAAGCGCACGCCGTAGTAGATGAGTTCGGCTTCGCGGGCTCCGTCTATTACTTCTACCTGTATGTCGGTTTGCTTGTAAATGTCCTTCACAAAATCGTCGCCGTTGGCTGCGTTGCGCACCATGCTGGTAGCCATGGCCCTAACCGTTTCAGCGCCATGCTCATCAATCACCTTTCGGAAGTCGCGCAGCGTTTTCAGCGCACGCTCGTAGGCTTCGGGTGCAATGTTGCCGTTGCTGATGCCGCCTTGTCCCAAACGCACCGGTACTTTGGTTTTATACAGGTCGCGCAACTGCCCCTGCTCATTCACTTCCGTTACCAGCAAGTGAAATGTATTCGTACCCATATCTATTAGTGCAAGGCGGTTGGTCATTGTTTGGAATATTAATATTAGACAACGAAACTGTTGCTTAAGTGATTATTGAATTGTTATGAAAAAGGAAGCCTCCAAAACTTTTAAAGTAAAAAAACTTATGTAGTCTTGAAGGCTAAAAAGAAGTTGGAGACTGTTAAGATATCAACTTTATCTTGAATTGTAAGTGCGGACTATATCCAATAATTCCGTAGCTACAGTCATTGCACTGTTTTCTTGGATATATTTTACTAATACGGGGTCATCTTCGAAATATTTAATCATGTCTTCTTTGTATTTAAGAGATCTAAATCTGGTGGCCTTTTCCTCATTTGCTCTCTTTACATGATATATTACGAGTCCGGCAAGCTGTCCTGTACGTTCAAAAGCATATACATTAACTTTCCCTTTCACCAGTTTTGCCATCAATAAGCTATAGTTTGTCCCATATGTTTGAATATTGTCTATTTCTATTAATGCTTCACCTTTTTTAACTGTAATGGCACTCACAAGTTCGGTTTTTATCTTAATTACAGGACCATCAGGTGAAGTACTGTATTCAATTTTCTTACTAGTTGGAGTTGGCATCTCAATATAACCTTGCTTGATTTCTCCATTGAAGAATTCAAGTGAGGCAGGATATAACTGAGCATTAGCGCTAATAGTAAACAGCAGTAATGCAGCAAAGAGAAAAGAGTAAAATTTAATCATAATTGTGAATTAAGTTAGTTTTCTATTATTCAAAACAGCTTTTGAGAAAGAAGTATAATTAAATTTTCCAAAATTTCATATATAGAAAAATATAAATATACCAAAGATGTGGAGTTTTACTTTAAAAAGAAGTTATTCTACCTCCCCACCGAAGTAAACCTGAAGAAAGTACCCAACGGCAGTTTTCTGTCACCACCATCCAGCAAGTATAGTTCGCCGAGCTCTTCGTTCTTCACCATGTCACCAAACGTGCCGCGCATCAGGTTGTCGAGTACCATCGCCGAGAAGCCCATCGAGTACAGGTTTATCAGCAGGAAATAATCGGTGCCGTCCAGCATTTCGCGGCAAAGCTTTATCATTTCGTTCAGCTCGTCTTCCAGTTGCCATTTTTCGCCGTTCGGGCCGCGGCCGTAGCTTGGTGGGTCCAGGATGATGCCATTATACTTGTTGCCACGTTTTACT contains the following coding sequences:
- the hscA gene encoding Fe-S protein assembly chaperone HscA, which produces MAKVAINLSTGSIQQEEVIVGIDLGTTNSLVAYIHPEDKKPIAINDQGRGTIVPSVVHFTQTGETIVGTEAKDYLTTDPANTIYSVKRLLGKSYKDVGEHKDYFGYKIIDDDSEGLVKIRVGDKFYSPIELSAEILKELRTRAEHSLKTPVNRAVITVPAYFNDSQRQATRDAGKLAGLEVLRIVNEPTAAALAYGIGIDPNEEKTVAVYDLGGGTFDISILSIHQGIFEVLSTNGDTYLGGDDFDRAIINHWIQENQLLADTINENKNLQQELRLRAEEAKRTLSSQPVYTGTLNGTIDCHLERHTFETLIAPIVARTIESCRQAMSDAKLQPEQIDAVIMVGGSTRVPMVYDAVSEFFGKPANNSLNPDEVVALGAAIQADILAGNRKDILLLDVTPLTLGIETMGGLMDSIIPRNSKIPTKAGRQYTTSVDGQVNMKISVYQGERDLVKENRKLAEFDLKGIPAMPAGFPKVDVNFILNADGILKVEAIELRSGVRQEVEVKPQYGLTDQQVEQMLMDSITHAREDVATRMVIEARTTAEQMIYQVERFVEKNSEHLTTEEIELTKTNVQNLKNVLPTGDKDAILKAVDILEEQTSPFAERVMQISIKQAMAGKKIE
- a CDS encoding Ldh family oxidoreductase; the protein is MYIYRHLFDFTQEIFLAIGCPPKDAKLAAEVLLEADLRGVDSHGVARLSGYVRLWEAGRINSTPNMRIVHETPSTATVDGDGGLGLVIAPKAMDIAIEKAEKVGTGWVSVRNSNHFGIAGYHAMEALSSDMIGMAMTNASPLVAPTHSVERMLGTNPIAVAVPTKKQPPFVADFATASAANGKLEILQRKNKKAPVGWIQTAEGDDTDNANELKDGGALLPLGSDLTHGSHKGYALAAIVDIFSAVLSGANYGPWVPPFVSFLNPPADPVGKGIGHFLGAMRIDAFRPADEFKEHMDRWIETFRAAKTKKGEKAVLIPGDPEREMTDIRLKEGIPLLDPVAEDLEKLGKKFGIKF
- a CDS encoding Ppx/GppA phosphatase family protein, with amino-acid sequence MTNRLALIDMGTNTFHLLVTEVNEQGQLRDLYKTKVPVRLGQGGISNGNIAPEAYERALKTLRDFRKVIDEHGAETVRAMATSMVRNAANGDDFVKDIYKQTDIQVEVIDGAREAELIYYGVRFAGVLDEQTALIMDIGGGSVEFILCNNQEIFWKRSFEIGAQRLMDQFFTADPMPTESIAAEKTYLAEKLQPLTEAVTQYKPTILVGSSGTFDTLCDIDALSKGDTSRQQTIPPASTISIADYYAIHEELLRKTHDERLAIPGMLEMRVDMIVLASIAVDFVLEKYNLQEIRVSSYALKEGVLQQMLEGNL